AGATACAACTCCTCCGGCTCCCAACGCAGGGCGGTGTCCAGGGAGTACCGCCACGATTCGGCGGTCTGGCCGTCGATGCCGTAGATGAGGTCGATGTTGAGGGTCGGGAAGCCCACGGCGCGGATGCGGTCGAGGGCGGTCTCGACCTCGGCGCGTTTCTGGGGGCGCACGGCCGCGCGGGCCTCCTCGTCGATGAAGCTCTGCACGCCGATGGAGATCCGGGTCGTTCCGCGTTCGGCGAGGACCGTCAGCCGGTCGGTGGTCGCGGTGGCCGGGGACGTCTCGACGGCGAGCGGGACGGCCCGCAGGTCCGCGAAGCGTTCGGCGATGTCGCAGAGCCGCGTGAGCTCCGGCGCCGTCAGGTAGGTGGGCGTACCGCCGCCGATCGCGGTCGTGGCGAACGACGCCCCGCCGAGGGTGTCGAGCGCGTCGCGCACCGCCGTCGCCTGCCGTTCGAGCGCGTCCAGGTAGGCGGTGGTGAGGTCCTCGGTCGCGCCGGTACGGGTGAACAGGTTGCAGAAGCCGCAGCGCATCTCGCAGAACGGCACGTGCAGGTAGAGGAAGAGGGAGCCGAGGTCCTCCCCCGCCCATACGTCGTGGAGCCGGGGCCGGGGTTTCAGGTGCCGGTACGCGGTCTTGTGCGGATAGGCGTAGACGTAGCCCTGGTACGGGCCGACGGCGGCCTCGACGGTGTCGGTGACGGTCATGACAGCACGAACTCCCCGTAAGGAACGGTCCAGACGGCCTCGTGGCCGATCCGGTGCCCGGTGTGGCCGTCCTCCCCGTAGGCGGTGCCATGGTCCGAGCAGATGATGACGAGGCACGGCCGCCGCATGAGCCCCAAGAGCCGGCCGATGTGCCGGTCCACGTACTCCAGCGCGGCGGCGTGGGACTCGATGGAGTCGCCGTGCTCCCGGATGGCTCCGTCGAGGTGGTACCAGTTGGGCTGGTGCAGCGCCGACACGTTCAGGAAGAGGAACAGCCTGCGGTCGGCGGGCAGCCGCGCCATGACCTCCGCGACCCGGGTGATCTGGTGCTCCAGCGATGCCGGGTCGGCGACCCCGAACCCCGGCTCCCAGTGGCTCTCGGCGAACAGCCCCGGCAGCGCGGAGCCCAGCGGTGTGAGCCCGTTGAAGAACCCGACGCCGCCCACGCACACCGTGTGATACCCGGCGGCGGCCAGCCCGGTCGGCAGGTCGGCGGCGTCGAACACCCAGGTCCCCGGCGCGGTCGTCTCGCTCCCCGGGAACGCGGCGGCGAACGGCCTCGGATGCGGCCCCGGGCCCGCCGGCGTCGGCAGGAACCCCGCGAACATGGCGGCGTGCGAGGCGTACGTGAAGCTGCCCGGCGCGTGCCGCCGCTCCCACCTCCCGCCCGGCAGCACCGCCGCCAGATCGGGTGTACGCCCGGCCTCGACGAGCGCGGCGGCCACGTCGTACCGCAGCGTGTCCAGCGTCACCAGCAGCAGATCATGGCTGCCGACGACCTCGTTCATGTCGATCACACGCCTCCCCCTCCTCCGCTCACGTCCGCCGCCCCCTGCGCGCACCCGAACCCGCGCCGCGAGCCGTGGGCGCATGGTGCCGCCGTTCGGGAGAGGGCGGCCCTGACCTGGGCGGTGTAGGTGTCGAGGCCCTCGGCGGCCGTGCCGGGGAGGCCGGGGAGGTTCGGGAGGAGGTCGCCGAAGGCGTTGACCTCGGCGACGGAGAGGCCGTGCCAGTCGAGGCCCACGAGGAGGTCGACGCCGACCATGGGGCTGCCGGGGAAGCGGCGGGCGGCATCGGCGCACACGGCGAGGGCCCGCCGCCAGCCGGTCTCCCCCAGGGCGGCGCGGACGGCGGTGAGGTCGCCGCGCAGGCCGCCCAGGTGCAGGTTGGTCATGGGGTGGCGGCTGGTGCGGACGACGGCGTGGGTCGGGACGCCGTCGATCACCACGACCCGCAGGTCGAGGACGCGGCCGTCGAGGGCGGCCTTGGGCACCCACCGCTCCACGTGGAGGCCGTCGGTGGCGAGGGCGTCGATGAGGGCGGCGACCTCGGGCTCCGTCTCGTACGAGCGGACGCGCAGGGAGTTGCGGTAGCCGCCGTCGGGGGCGGGGACGGCGGAGGTGACGGCCTTGATCCGGCGGCCGGCGAACTGGAGCGCGACGACCCCCGAGCCCGACGAGCCGTGCGCGGGCTTGACGAAGACCCGCGACCATCGGGCCTCGGAGAGCCGTTCCCGCAGGTGGGCGTAGTCGTGGACGGCACCGCCCAGAGCGGGCGGGACCGGCACCCCGGCCGCCGACAGGCGAGCGTGGCAGCGCCGCTTGTCGAACATGACCGCGATCTCGTCGGGGTCGTTCACCATCACCGCCCCGTCCCGCCGGGCGCCGGCGGCGATGCGGGAGAGGGCGGCGGTGAACGTCGCGTACCAGCGGGCGCCGCCGCCGACCCGGGCGGGGTCGCCGGGCCCGCGCAGCAGCGCGTCGCACGCGGCGTCCTCGCCCGGGGAGTCGATGCGCAGCAGGGTCCCCGGGCGGAACGACGGCGGGACGTCCGACAGCACGTCACGCCAGGCGAGCACGTCGGGCGGCGGGAGCCCGGACGCCTCGCACGCGGCGGCGAAGAGGGTCACCCTCCGGTCGCCGGGTGTGCCGACCACGGTGAAGGTCATGGCTACTCCGAGACCATGACCCAGCGGTCGTCATCGTCGCCGGAGTGGCCGTTGCCCTCGCTCAGGTCGACGCGGACGCCGGGCAGCGCGGCGCGGACGCGGGCCTCCATCGCCTCGCTGAGGTAGTGATGGTGCAGGTCGAGGCTGCGCAGATGGGTCAGCGGCTGCCCGGCCAGCAGCGCCTCGGCGCCGGTGTCGCTCAGCGTGCCCATGGACAGCGCCAGCGTCTCCAGCCGGGCGACGATCGGGGCCTGCGCGACCGCCGCCGCGATCTCGTCCTGGATCTCGGAGTCCTGGAGACCGAGGTGACGAAGGGCCGGCAGCCGTTCACCGGACAGGATCGGCGCGAGGTCGGCGACCGTGGCGTCACCGCCGTAGTTCTCCATGCCGAGCCACATCTCCAGCCGTTCCAGCGCCGGCAGCTCGGAGGCGGCGACGGCGCGGACCAGCTCACCGGGCAGGCCGCCGGACTCGAACCACAGCTCGCGCAGGTGCGCGCCGCGGAAGGGCCGCAACCGCTGCCCCTCCACCGCGGGCTCCTCACCGCTGCGCAGCCCGAGCCGCTCCAGGCGCGGGTACGCGGTGACGATGGGCCCGATGTCGACGAGCGGGATCCAGGAGATCTCGCGTTCCTCCACCACGACGTCGCCGACGAAGAGGGAGCGCAGGTTCTTGAGGCGGTCGGCGGCGGCCACCAGCTCGGCCGTCACGTCGCTGCGGTCGCCGGGGCCGCCGTAGTACTCCCACCAGCCGATGACCAGGGCCGTCACCGAACCGGGGTCGACCACCTCGAGGAACCGGTCGAAGACCCGCCCGAAGGAGCCCTCGGTCTGCTCGACCCTGACCCGCCAGGCGACCCCGGCGGGCGGCGCGTCGAGGGCCTCCCCGTTGCGCCGGACGCCCCCCTCGGTGAAGTCGACCACCGGCAGGTCGGCGAACTCGTTCAAGCGTCCGTGGATCAGCATGGGTCGTCCCCCTTCGAACGCGCGGCCGTCACTCGGCCACCGCCACGAAGCGCCACTCCTCGTCCGGGTCCTCCTGGCCGTCGAGGTCGACCTCGACGCCGGGGAGCGCCGTGCGGACCCGGGTCACCATCGCGTCGCTGAGGTAGTGGTGGTGCAGGTTGAGGGAACGCAGGTGGGTGAGGGGCTGGCCGGACAGCAGCGCCTCCGCGCCCTCGTCGGTCAGCGCGCCCATGGACAGGTCCAGCGACTCCAGCCGGGCCACCACGGGGGCCGCGGCGACGGCGACGGCGATCTCGTCCTGGATCTCGGAGTCCTGCAGACCGAGGTGGCGCAGTGCGGGCAGCCGCTCGCCGGACAGGATCGGCGCCATGTCGGCGACCGTGGCGTCGCCGCCGTAGTCGCCGACGCCGAGCCACATCACGAGGCTCTCCAGGTTGGGCAGGTCGGAGGCGGCGACCGCGCGGACCACGCCGGCGGGCAGGCCGCCGGACTCGAACCTCAGCTCGCGCAGGTGCTCGCTGTGCAGCGGGTCGAGGGCGAGCCCGCCGCCGCCGCGCACGCCCAGCCGCTCCAGCAGGGGGAACCTCGCCAGCAGCTCACCGATATGGGACTGCTCGATCCACGAGATCTCCGACTCCTCCATCACGATGTCGCCGATGAACAGCGAACGGACGTTCGGGAACCGGTCGGCGACGGAGGCCAGCGGCTTGAACGGCGCGCACTCCTCGTCCTCGTAGGACATGTTCCAGTAGCCGATGATGAGCGCGGTGACCTTCTCGGTGTCCACGTACTCCACGAAGCGCCCGAGCACCTCGGCGAACGCGGCGTCCTCGAAATGGGTGCCGACGTGCCAGGCGACGGAGTCGGCCTCGGGCAGCCCTTCGCGTTCGGTGTCCGGGCCGAAGCCGTGAACGGGCAGGCCGGCGTACTCGGTGAGGTGCTCGACGATCATGGGTCGCCTTTCCGATGTTTGGGACGGGACAGTCCTATCAGAGGCCGCCGACAACCCTCTCCCGATACGCGAAAGCCCCCCGGCCGGACAATCCGACCGAGGGGCTGACGAGGCGCGGATCAGGACGACGGCAGCACGGAGCCCCGGTACCTGTCCTGGATGAACTTCTTGACCTCGGCGCTCTGCAGCAGTTCGACGAGCTTCCTCACCTGCGGGTCGTTCTCCTCACCGGCCTGGGTGACGATCCCGTTGGCGTAGGGGTTGCCGGCGGCCCTCTCCAGCACGAGGGCGTCCTTGGCGGGGGTCAGCCCGCCTTCGAGGGCGTAGTTGCCGTTGATGACGGCCGCGTCGACGTCCTGGAGGGAGCGGGGGAGCTGGGCGGCCTCCAGCGCCTTGAACTTCAGGCCCTTGGCGTTGGCGGCGACGTCGCGTTCGGTGGCGTTGGCGCCCGCGCCCGGCTTGAGGGTGATCAGCCCGTTGTCGGCGAGCAGCTTCAGGGCCCGGGCGCCGTTCGTGGCGTCGTTGGGAATGGCCACGGTGGCGCCCTGCTTCAGCTCGTTCAGGGACGTGACCTTCTTGGAGTACGCGCCGAGCGGCTCCAGGTGGACCGGCGCGACGAACGCGAGCTTGACGCCCTTGGACTGGGCGAAGTCGTCCAGGTAGGGCTTGTGCTGGAAGTAGTTGGCGTCGAGGCGGCCCTCGTCGAGCGCGATGTTCGGCTGCACGTAGTCCGAGAACTCCTCGATCTCCAGCTTGAGCCCCTGGGGCCCGGCCAGCCGGTCCTTGACGAAGCCCAGGATCTCGGCGTGGGGCGACGGGCTGGCGCCGACCTTGAGCACGTCGTCGGAGCCGCCCGAGCCCTCGTCGGAGGAGCCGCAGGCGGTCAGCCCGAACAGCAGTCCGGCGGAGGCGACGGCGACGGTCAGTTTGCGAAGCACGACAAGTGCCCTTCTCTCTCGGTGAACGAAGAAATCAGCGGTGGCTCAGCCTGCGGGCGAGGAGGTCGCCGAGCATCTGGACGAGCTGGACGATGACGATCAGCACGACGACGGTGGCGACCATCACCCCGGTCTCGAAGCGCTGGTAGCCGTAGCGGTCGGCGAGGTCGCCCAGTCCCCCGCCGCCGATGGTGCCCGCCATGGCGGAGTAGCCGATCAGCGCGATCACGGTGACGGTCAGGCCCGCGACCAGCCCGGGCCGGGCCTCGCGGAGCAGCACCTTCCCCACGATCTGCCACCGGGAGGCGCCCATCGCCTGGGCGGCGGCCACGACCCCGGGGTCGACCTCCCGCAGCGAGGTCTCCACCAGCCGGGCGTAGAACGGGATGGCGGCGACGGTCAACGGCACGATGGCGGCATCGGTGCCGATGGTGGTGCCGACGACGGCGCGCGTGAACGGCAGGATCGCGACCATCAGGATGATGAACGGCAGCGAACGGCCGACGTTGACCACGGCCCCGAGCACCTTGTTGACCGGCGGGGCGGGCAGCAGTCCGCCGCGTTCGGTGAGCACCAGCAGCACGCCGAGCAGCACCCCGCCCAGCCCGGACAGCGCCGCCGACCAGACGGTCATCTGCAGCGTCTCCACCGTGGCGGTGCGCAGCAGCGGCGAGATCTCGTCCCAGGTCATGAGGCGGCCCCTTCGAGCGCGGTGTCCCGTCCGTGGACCTCGACGGTCAGCCCGGAGTCCCGGAGATGGGCGAGCTGGGCGGCGTTCACGTCGGGGTCGCCGGGCAGCTCGATGCGCAGCCGGCCGACCCGTAGGTCGCCGACCCTCTCGACGGCGCCGCCGAGGATGTTGACGTCGATGGAGTACCTGCGGGCCAGCTCCGACACGAACGGCCGGTCGGCGGCGTCGCCGACGAACGTCACGTCCACGGCGGTGGTCCCCGGCCGCGGCGTCGGTTCGGGCAGCGGGAACAGGCCGCGGGCGAGCTGCGAGCCGGGCCGCGTCAGCAGCTCGGCGATCGGCCCGGACTCGGCGAGCCGGCCGTCCCGCATGATCGCGGCCGAGTCGCAGATCCGCTTGACCACGTCCATCTCGTGGGTGATCAGCAGGATCGTCAGGCCCAGCTCCCGGTTGAGGGAGCGCAGCAGTTCCAGGATGGAGCCGGTGGTCTCGGGGTCGAGGGCGGAGGTCGCCTCGTCCGACAGCAGGACCCGGGGGCGGCCGGCGAGCGCGCGGGCGATGCCGACGCGCTGCTTCTGGCCGCCGGAGATCTGCGCGGGGTAGGCGCGGGCGTGCTCGGTGAGGCCGACCAGCTCCAGCAGCTCGGCGACGCGGGCCGCGCGTTCGCCGCGGGGCACGCCCATGACCTCGAGCGGGAACGCGACGTTGCCCGCCACGGTCCGGCCGGTGAGCAGCCCGAAGTGCTGGTGGATCATCCCGATGCCCTGTCGGGCGGCGCGCAGCTCGCGGCCGGACAGGGCGAGCAGGTCGCGGCCGTCGACCCTCACCCGACCGGAGTCGGGGCGTTCCAGCAGGTTGACGCACCGCAACAGGGTGCTCTTGCCGGCGCCGCTGCGCCCCAGCACCCCGAAGATCTCGCCTTCGCGGACCCGCAGGTCGACACCGTCCACGGCGGTCACGGTGCGACCGCGCGCACGGTACGTTTTTCGAAGTTTTTCTATCTGAATCACAGGAAATCATCCCGGAGGTCGGCGGCCCGGCGGCCCGGTCGGTCGGCTGGCGAACGGCCGGCGCGACGGCCGGCCGGCGGAGGGCGCACGCGGGCGCGCGTCCCGTCAGCAGGTCCCGGGCGGGTAGGGGGCGTGGCTCAGCAGGTGCAGTACGAAGATCATGTGCGGTGCGCTTCGACGAGGTCGGCTCTCGCTCGCTTCGGGGCGCGAGTCAGATGGGGGCCCTCAGTGGCTGCACATTCGACAACGGCACGTACACCCCATCGCCCGCGGAGCACGCGGGCGGCGCGTCGGGCATGGGCGTACGGCGGTCATGTCACGAGTGAAGCACACGAACACCCCTGTGGCCAAATCGGCACGTACCCGACAAAGCGCCCCCCGGCGCTCGGGGCTCCGGGTCAGATCCAGCCGCGGTCGCGCGCGACGCGGACGGCGGAGTGCCGGTTGTCGGCGGACAGCTTGATGACCGTCGACGACAGGTAGTTGCGGACCGTGCCCTCCGACAGCCCCAGGGAGCGGGCGATCCGGGAGATCGGGGAGCCGTCGGCGGCGGCGCGCAGGGCGTCCAGCTCGCGCGGGGTCAGCGGGCACTCCTCGGCGGCCAGCGCGTCGGCGGCCAACTGCGGGTCGATGTGGCGGGCGCCCCCCGCCACCTGCCGGATCACCCGGGCGAGCTGGGCCCCCGGGGTGTCCTTGCCGAGGAACCCCCGGACCCCGGCGGCCATGGCGCGCCGCAGGTTGCCGGGCCGGCCGTGCGCGGTGACCACGATCAGCCGGCAGCCGGGCAGGTCGCGGGACAGCCGTTCGGCCGCCGCGAGCCCGTCCATCCCCGGCATGTCGATGTCGAGCACCGCCACGTCGGGCCGCAGCTCGCGGGCGCGGGCGACGGCGTCGTCGCCCCGACCCACGTCGGCGACCACGTCGATGCCGTCCTCGGTCTCCAGCAGGAGCACCAGCGCCTCCCGGATGAGGAGGTGGTCGTCGGCCAGCAGCACCCGGATCATCCCGCCGCCCTCTGTCATCAAGGCCCCTTCTGCGGCACGGTGGCCGTCACCCGGAACGTCCCGTCGCCGAGGTGCCCGGCGGTGAACTCGCCGCCGGCGGCGGCGATCCGCTCAGAGAGCCCGACCAGCCCGCTGCCGCCCTCACCGGCGGCCCGGCGGCCGGCCCCGTCGTTGACGATCTCCAACCGTACGCCGTCCGCCGTGGCGCCCACCTCGATGCGGCATCGGGTGGCGGCGCTGTGCCGCAGCACGTTGGTGACCGCCTCGCGGGCCACCCAGCCCAACGGCTGGTGGACGTGCGGCGGCAGGTCGGGCAGCATCTCGGGCGGCTCACAGCCGATGCCCGCCGCCCGCAGCACCGCCGACGCCCCCTCCAGCTCGGCGCGCAGCGAGGTGGCGCGGTAGCCGCGGACGACCTCGCGGACGTCCCGGACGGAGTCGCGGGCCATCCGCTGGATCTCGGTCAGCTCCTTGCGGACCCGCGCCTGGTCGCGGTCGAGGTAGCGCTCGGCGACCTCGGCCCGCAGCGCGACCGCCTGGAGGCTGTGCCCGAGCACGTCGTGCAGGTCGCGGGCGAACCGCTGCCGCTCCTCCCCCACGGCGGCCCTGGCCAGCTCGGCACGGGCCTCCCGCAGCTCCTGGACGACGTGGAACATCCAGATCGACACGAACCCCGACAGTGCCGCGAACGGGAACCAGAAGAACTCGAACACCACGGTCAGCACATGGAACCCCAGCAACAGGCCGTAGCCGGAGATGCCGAGCGTGCCCGCGGCGGTCACGACGATGGCCTGGCGGAGCGGGAGAACGAGCGGGATGAGCCCGGCGGGCGCGATCAGCGAGGTCACCCAGGTGTCCCCCAGCGCCCCCGGCAGCGCGCAGGACAGCACGGTGACGACCACGAGGCCCACCCGGTGCAGGGCGTGGGTGCGGCGCATCAGGTTCTGCCAGAGCAACCGCCCGTACAGCACGAGCACGCCGCCCATGGCGATCACCGCGAACGCGATCCGGGCCGGGTCGCGGCGGGTCGCCAGCTCGTACCAGAGGGCGGGCAGCATCACGCCGCCCAACGTCACCAACGAGATCCCCACGATGGCGACGGCGATCACGAGGGTGGGGGGAATGCGCGGTTGCACGGGACCTGCCTTCGCCGCCGACGGACCGGGCGCCCCAGCCTACCCCCCGAATTCGACCACCATGCGCCGACATTTCCATTATGCGCGCCGAACAATTTCATGGGACGACTCACAGAAAGCCGCCTGTTGTTTGCTAATGTCACCCTGTCCGAATGACGGAATGGGCGGGAAAGGTACGGTGAGGGGCCATGACCGGGGCGGTCGCCGACGCGGGCGGGATCAAGGTCACCGAGGGCGATCGGCGATTCGCGGCGCTCAGTCGCGGGTTCAATCCCCGCTGGCGGGCGCGACCCGACTACATCCGGCTGGTGAGCGACGGCTCGCAGGTCAGGCACGCCCTGGAGGAGGCCGTCAACGAGCCGGTGGCCGACCCCGCGCGGCGGCGCATCACGGTCCGCTCCGGCGGCCACTGCTATGAGGACTTCGTCTGCGCCGACGACGTCCGGGTGATCATCGACATGTCGCTGATGGACCGGGTGCAGTACGACCCGGCCCTGGACGCGGTCTGCGTCGACGCCGGGGTGACCAACGGCGACCTGCGGCGCAAGCTGTTCCTCAAGACCGGTCGCGTGCTGCCGGGCGGCTCCTGCCCCTCGGTCGGGATCGGCGGGCACATCCCCGTCGGCGGCTTCGGGCTGCTGTCCCGCCAGCACGGCCTGACCGTCGACTACCTGTACGGGGTCGAGGTCGCCGTCGTCGGCGCGGACCGCCGGGTGCGGCTGGTGACCGCCACCCGCGACAGCCGCGACCGCGACCTGCGCCGGCTGTGGTGGGCGCACACCGGAGGCGGCGGCGGGAATTTCGGCATCGTCACCAAGTTCTGGTTCCGCGACCTTCCGCAGGCGCCCGAGAAGGTGCTCTTCACCGCCAGCGGATGGAAATGGAGCACGATCGACAAGGAGCGGTTCCGGCGCATCGTCCGCAATTTCGGCCGGTTCTTCGCGGAGCATCGCGGGCCGGGGCCCTACGATCCGCTGTTCGCCATCCTCCAACTCACCCACAGCAGCCAGGACAAGATCGGCCTCATCGTCCAGATCGACGCCGGCGTGCCGGACGCGGAGAAACTGCTGACCGACTTCCTCAACGCGATGAACGAGGGTGTCGGCGTCGATCGGCACGCGCTGTCGGAGGCGTACGGCGAGTACCCGGCGTTCACCGGCCTGCACGCCCCGATCATGCTGCCCTGGGACACCGTGGAGAAGCTGTTCGGCCCGGTCGACAATCTGCGGGCGGGCAAGCACAAGTCGGCGTACATGGTCGAGCCGCTGCCCGACGACCAGATCGACGCGCTGTGGGCCGGGCTGGCCGAGGACGCCGCGGGAGCCCGCCGCGACGCCGTCGTCCAGATCGACTCCTACGGCGGCGCGATCAACCGTCTGCGCCCGGGGCAGACCGCGGCACGACAGCGTTCGTCGATCCTCAAGCTGCAGCATCAGGTGTACTGGCCCATCGCCGAGAGCGGCGAGGGTCATCTCCGGTGGATCCGCACCCTCTACCGCAACATGTACCGGCGCACGGGCGGGGTGCCCCTGCCCCTGGCCGAACAGCCCGGGAGCCCGGTCACCGACGGCTGCTACATCGGCTACCCGGACGTCGACCTCGGCGACCCCGAGTGGAACACCTCGGACGTGCCCTGGCCCGCGCTCTACTACGGCGAGGACTACGCCGTGCTGCGCCAGGTCAAGGACCGCTGGGATCCGCTGAACATCTTCCACCACCGCCAGTCGGTCGAGCCCCTACGGCACTCCGGCGACGGTGCTGCGGAACCGGGCCCGATAGGCGGAGGGGGTCACGCCCAGATGCCTGAGGAAGGCCCGGCGTAGCGACTCGTCGGACCCGAGCCCGGAGCGCCGGGCCGCCCCGGTGACGGTCTCCCCGGACTCCAGGAGCGCCTGTGCCGCCTCCACCCGGAGCGCCTCCACGTGAGCGGCCGGGGTGGTGTCGACGCCATCGCGGAACAGCCGCGTCAGGTGCCGGACGCTCACCCCGGCCCTGCCCGCCATGGCGGGCAGGGAGTGGTCGGCGGCGGGGTCGGCGGCGATCCCGTCGAGCACGGCGCGCAGCACGTCGTGCCGGGGCCGGGGCGTCCGGGAGGCCACCGAGAACTGCGACTGGCCTCCCGGGCGCTGCAGGAAGACCACGAGGTCCCGGGCCACCTCGCGGGCCAGGCCGGGGCCCTCGTCCTGCTCGACCATGGCCAGCGCCAGGTCGATGCCCGCGGTCACCCCGGCGGAGGTCATCAGACGACCGTCGCGGACGTAGATCGCGTCGGGCTCGACGGCGACGGCCGGATGGCGGCGGGCGAGGGCCTCGGCGTGCCGCCAGTGGGTGGTGGCCCGCCTGCCGTCCAGCAGACCCGCCTCGGCCAGCGCGAACGCCCCGGTGCACACGGAGGCGACCCGCCGGGAGACGTCCGCGAGCGCGGTGACCCCCTCCACCAGCCCCGGCACCGGCCGGACGGGCAGGTCGGGGGAACCGGGCACCACGACGGTGTGGGCGGCCCTCACATCCGCGAGGGCCGCGTCCGTGAGCAGACGGGTGCCCGCCGAGGTGGTCACCGCTCCCCCACCGGGCGAGCACAGGGTCAGCCGGTACGAGCCGCCCAGCCGCGACGCCGTGCTGAACACCTCCAGCGGGGCGGTCACGTCCATCAGCCGTACGCCGTCGTAGGCGACGATCACGATGTCCATGACGGTCAGCCTATGTCCATATCCGAGGGGTGCATGTCCGGATGGACATGGCGGCCGGGCCGGCGGCGCATCCATGATCAGGGGAGACCGATCACCACGGAGGCCCGCCATGACCCGTCCCCCCGTCCCGCCGTTCAGCGCGGAGGACGCCCGCGCCAAGGTGCAGGCCGCCGAGGACGCCTGGAACACCCGCGACCCGCAGCGGGTGGCGCTCGCCTACACCCCCGACTCGACCTGGCGGAACCGCGATGTGTTCATCACCGGCCGGGACGAGATCGTGGCCTTCCTGACCGACAAATGGGAACGCGAGCTGGACTACGCCCTCCGCAAGGAGCTGTGGGCCCACGGCGACGACCGGATCGCCGTGCGCTTCCAGTACGAGTGGCGCGACG
The DNA window shown above is from Thermomonospora umbrina and carries:
- a CDS encoding STM4012 family radical SAM protein, yielding MTVTDTVEAAVGPYQGYVYAYPHKTAYRHLKPRPRLHDVWAGEDLGSLFLYLHVPFCEMRCGFCNLFTRTGATEDLTTAYLDALERQATAVRDALDTLGGASFATTAIGGGTPTYLTAPELTRLCDIAERFADLRAVPLAVETSPATATTDRLTVLAERGTTRISIGVQSFIDEEARAAVRPQKRAEVETALDRIRAVGFPTLNIDLIYGIDGQTAESWRYSLDTALRWEPEELYLYPLYVRPLTGLGRRAADWDDQRMRLYLEGRDHLLAAGYEQVSMRMFRRREDVEVPGAPRRGSAAGTEYCCQTDGMIGLGAGARSYTGRLHYSFDYAVGAGQVRGIIDDYLREPDFDVAHVGFSLDDEDRRRRHLIQSLLQAAGLERADYTRRFGGDAMTDFPELARFVERGWLDERSDVLRLTPEGLAHSDAIGPALFSPRVQALMETYEAR
- a CDS encoding STM4013/SEN3800 family hydrolase, coding for MNEVVGSHDLLLVTLDTLRYDVAAALVEAGRTPDLAAVLPGGRWERRHAPGSFTYASHAAMFAGFLPTPAGPGPHPRPFAAAFPGSETTAPGTWVFDAADLPTGLAAAGYHTVCVGGVGFFNGLTPLGSALPGLFAESHWEPGFGVADPASLEHQITRVAEVMARLPADRRLFLFLNVSALHQPNWYHLDGAIREHGDSIESHAAALEYVDRHIGRLLGLMRRPCLVIICSDHGTAYGEDGHTGHRIGHEAVWTVPYGEFVLS
- a CDS encoding STM4014 family protein, with translation MTFTVVGTPGDRRVTLFAAACEASGLPPPDVLAWRDVLSDVPPSFRPGTLLRIDSPGEDAACDALLRGPGDPARVGGGARWYATFTAALSRIAAGARRDGAVMVNDPDEIAVMFDKRRCHARLSAAGVPVPPALGGAVHDYAHLRERLSEARWSRVFVKPAHGSSGSGVVALQFAGRRIKAVTSAVPAPDGGYRNSLRVRSYETEPEVAALIDALATDGLHVERWVPKAALDGRVLDLRVVVIDGVPTHAVVRTSRHPMTNLHLGGLRGDLTAVRAALGETGWRRALAVCADAARRFPGSPMVGVDLLVGLDWHGLSVAEVNAFGDLLPNLPGLPGTAAEGLDTYTAQVRAALSRTAAPCAHGSRRGFGCAQGAADVSGGGGGV
- a CDS encoding STM4015 family protein; its protein translation is MLIHGRLNEFADLPVVDFTEGGVRRNGEALDAPPAGVAWRVRVEQTEGSFGRVFDRFLEVVDPGSVTALVIGWWEYYGGPGDRSDVTAELVAAADRLKNLRSLFVGDVVVEEREISWIPLVDIGPIVTAYPRLERLGLRSGEEPAVEGQRLRPFRGAHLRELWFESGGLPGELVRAVAASELPALERLEMWLGMENYGGDATVADLAPILSGERLPALRHLGLQDSEIQDEIAAAVAQAPIVARLETLALSMGTLSDTGAEALLAGQPLTHLRSLDLHHHYLSEAMEARVRAALPGVRVDLSEGNGHSGDDDDRWVMVSE
- a CDS encoding STM4015 family protein, with the protein product MIVEHLTEYAGLPVHGFGPDTEREGLPEADSVAWHVGTHFEDAAFAEVLGRFVEYVDTEKVTALIIGYWNMSYEDEECAPFKPLASVADRFPNVRSLFIGDIVMEESEISWIEQSHIGELLARFPLLERLGVRGGGGLALDPLHSEHLRELRFESGGLPAGVVRAVAASDLPNLESLVMWLGVGDYGGDATVADMAPILSGERLPALRHLGLQDSEIQDEIAVAVAAAPVVARLESLDLSMGALTDEGAEALLSGQPLTHLRSLNLHHHYLSDAMVTRVRTALPGVEVDLDGQEDPDEEWRFVAVAE
- a CDS encoding MetQ/NlpA family ABC transporter substrate-binding protein, producing the protein MLRKLTVAVASAGLLFGLTACGSSDEGSGGSDDVLKVGASPSPHAEILGFVKDRLAGPQGLKLEIEEFSDYVQPNIALDEGRLDANYFQHKPYLDDFAQSKGVKLAFVAPVHLEPLGAYSKKVTSLNELKQGATVAIPNDATNGARALKLLADNGLITLKPGAGANATERDVAANAKGLKFKALEAAQLPRSLQDVDAAVINGNYALEGGLTPAKDALVLERAAGNPYANGIVTQAGEENDPQVRKLVELLQSAEVKKFIQDRYRGSVLPSS
- a CDS encoding methionine ABC transporter permease, giving the protein MTWDEISPLLRTATVETLQMTVWSAALSGLGGVLLGVLLVLTERGGLLPAPPVNKVLGAVVNVGRSLPFIILMVAILPFTRAVVGTTIGTDAAIVPLTVAAIPFYARLVETSLREVDPGVVAAAQAMGASRWQIVGKVLLREARPGLVAGLTVTVIALIGYSAMAGTIGGGGLGDLADRYGYQRFETGVMVATVVVLIVIVQLVQMLGDLLARRLSHR
- a CDS encoding methionine ABC transporter ATP-binding protein, whose translation is MIQIEKLRKTYRARGRTVTAVDGVDLRVREGEIFGVLGRSGAGKSTLLRCVNLLERPDSGRVRVDGRDLLALSGRELRAARQGIGMIHQHFGLLTGRTVAGNVAFPLEVMGVPRGERAARVAELLELVGLTEHARAYPAQISGGQKQRVGIARALAGRPRVLLSDEATSALDPETTGSILELLRSLNRELGLTILLITHEMDVVKRICDSAAIMRDGRLAESGPIAELLTRPGSQLARGLFPLPEPTPRPGTTAVDVTFVGDAADRPFVSELARRYSIDVNILGGAVERVGDLRVGRLRIELPGDPDVNAAQLAHLRDSGLTVEVHGRDTALEGAAS
- a CDS encoding response regulator transcription factor — encoded protein: MIRVLLADDHLLIREALVLLLETEDGIDVVADVGRGDDAVARARELRPDVAVLDIDMPGMDGLAAAERLSRDLPGCRLIVVTAHGRPGNLRRAMAAGVRGFLGKDTPGAQLARVIRQVAGGARHIDPQLAADALAAEECPLTPRELDALRAAADGSPISRIARSLGLSEGTVRNYLSSTVIKLSADNRHSAVRVARDRGWI